One region of Roseovarius faecimaris genomic DNA includes:
- a CDS encoding type I secretion system permease/ATPase — protein MDKRIYSAGLDELRAARRESRLLYWFVFVFSFFVNLLMLTGPLYMLQVYDRVLGSRSVETLIALSVLVAFLFAMMGLLDYARGRVMGRVGARFQARLDKRVFDAVVRRSTQTTDPTATTGLSDLSAVQRLMASPVLMALFDIPWTPFFLAAIWIFHPWLGTLAIVGGLLLILITIINQSVTRRPVERANASAVQAEQLLGQVRAESEMVRAMGMSDAAFRRWQAARDRSMSDQMSASDLGGTFSTITRAFRLFLQSAMLGLGAYLVLQQELTPGAMIAGSILLGRALAPIEQVIGQWPLVQRAMRGWEDLAMLLGKVRPEEPKTQLPRPKASLDVQQLTVVPPGETQPALKMVSFKLQPGQAVGVIGQSGAGKSTLARALTGVWPPAGGKIRLDGASLDQFDPEVLGRHIGYLPQRVQLFEGSIAQNIARLAEVPDDEQVVTAARRADAHEMILSLPDGYDTRVTPGGGRLSGGQMQRIGLARAMYGDPVILVLDEPNSNLDNEGSEAVNAAIRGFKEAGRSILIMAHRPAAIKECDLLLVLDHGQVRAFGPKEQVLREVLKNHAEVTKNSGPGGVQ, from the coding sequence ATGGACAAACGCATATACAGTGCAGGACTGGACGAGCTGCGCGCGGCACGGCGCGAGAGCCGACTGCTCTACTGGTTCGTTTTCGTCTTCAGCTTCTTCGTGAATCTGCTGATGCTGACCGGTCCGCTCTACATGTTGCAGGTCTATGACCGGGTGCTGGGAAGCCGCTCGGTCGAGACGCTGATCGCGCTATCTGTGCTTGTGGCCTTCCTTTTTGCGATGATGGGTCTGCTCGATTATGCCCGCGGCCGGGTGATGGGCCGGGTTGGCGCGCGGTTTCAGGCGCGGCTCGACAAACGGGTGTTCGATGCTGTCGTGCGCCGTTCGACGCAGACAACGGACCCCACGGCCACCACCGGTCTGAGCGACCTGAGCGCGGTGCAGCGGCTGATGGCGTCGCCGGTGCTCATGGCGCTGTTCGATATTCCGTGGACCCCCTTCTTCCTGGCTGCGATCTGGATCTTTCACCCCTGGTTGGGCACGCTCGCAATTGTCGGCGGATTGCTGCTGATCCTGATCACGATAATCAACCAGTCGGTCACGCGGCGGCCGGTGGAGCGCGCCAACGCCTCGGCGGTGCAGGCCGAGCAGCTTCTAGGCCAGGTGCGCGCCGAATCGGAGATGGTGCGGGCAATGGGCATGAGCGACGCCGCCTTCCGGCGCTGGCAGGCGGCACGCGACCGGTCCATGTCCGATCAGATGTCCGCATCCGATCTTGGGGGGACATTTTCCACCATCACCCGGGCGTTCCGGCTGTTTCTGCAATCGGCGATGCTGGGCCTCGGGGCTTATCTCGTTCTCCAGCAGGAGCTGACACCGGGCGCGATGATCGCAGGCTCGATCCTGTTGGGCCGGGCGCTTGCCCCCATTGAACAGGTGATTGGCCAGTGGCCGCTGGTGCAGCGCGCGATGCGCGGCTGGGAGGATCTTGCGATGCTGCTTGGCAAGGTCCGCCCCGAAGAGCCCAAGACCCAACTGCCCCGCCCCAAGGCGAGCCTCGATGTGCAGCAACTCACGGTGGTGCCCCCGGGCGAGACCCAGCCCGCGTTGAAGATGGTCAGTTTCAAGCTGCAACCGGGGCAGGCGGTGGGTGTGATCGGCCAGTCCGGCGCGGGCAAGTCGACCCTGGCGCGCGCGCTCACCGGGGTCTGGCCGCCCGCCGGCGGCAAGATCCGGCTTGACGGGGCGTCGCTTGATCAGTTCGACCCGGAGGTGCTGGGCCGTCACATCGGCTATCTGCCGCAGCGCGTGCAGCTTTTCGAAGGCAGTATCGCCCAGAATATCGCCCGCCTCGCCGAGGTGCCGGATGACGAACAGGTGGTCACCGCCGCGCGCCGGGCGGATGCGCATGAGATGATCCTCAGCCTGCCCGACGGGTACGATACCCGTGTGACGCCAGGTGGCGGGCGGCTTTCGGGCGGGCAGATGCAGAGGATCGGCCTGGCGCGGGCCATGTATGGTGATCCGGTGATCCTGGTGCTGGACGAGCCCAATTCAAACCTCGACAACGAAGGCTCAGAAGCGGTGAACGCCGCCATTCGCGGCTTCAAGGAGGCGGGCCGGTCGATCCTGATCATGGCGCACCGTCCTGCGGCGATCAAGGAATGCGATCTGTTGCTGGTGCTCGATCATGGCCAGGTGCGCGCCTTCGGGCCCAAGGAACAGGTGCTGCGCGAGGTGCTTAAGAACCACGCCGAAGTGACCAAGAACAGCGGTCCGGGAGGGGTTCAATGA
- a CDS encoding MlaA family lipoprotein — MPVSAPDTRFRTWRNALALMGLGLLVACGPKVAHPVGEPFDPYEERNRKVHERSKKIDKTIIRPVAIAYSETMPDDIEILVGRFSDNLSLPQSVVNNTLRGNMKGATEDLYRFVVNSTIGLGGFFDPATELNMPASSEADFGMVLHAWGVPQGAYLELPILGPSTERDAAGRIVDLFTDPLSYVLASPESYIPTAASVSSRISDRGRYAETVDSILYDSADSYAQARSIYLQNRAFELGGGSSDAYLDPYDSPYEDPYDE; from the coding sequence TTGCCTGTTTCAGCCCCCGATACCCGCTTTCGCACATGGCGCAACGCGCTGGCCCTGATGGGGCTGGGACTTCTTGTGGCTTGCGGACCCAAGGTGGCGCACCCGGTCGGCGAGCCGTTTGACCCCTATGAAGAGCGCAATCGCAAGGTGCATGAGCGGTCCAAGAAAATCGACAAGACGATCATCCGCCCCGTGGCCATCGCCTATAGCGAGACCATGCCGGACGATATCGAGATCCTGGTCGGCCGCTTCTCGGACAACCTGTCGCTGCCGCAATCGGTGGTCAACAACACCTTGCGCGGCAACATGAAGGGAGCGACGGAAGATCTCTATCGCTTCGTCGTCAACAGCACGATCGGTCTGGGCGGTTTCTTCGACCCGGCGACCGAGCTCAACATGCCCGCCTCCTCCGAGGCCGATTTCGGCATGGTGCTGCATGCCTGGGGCGTCCCGCAAGGGGCCTATCTGGAACTGCCGATCCTTGGCCCCTCGACCGAGCGCGACGCCGCCGGGCGCATCGTCGATCTGTTCACCGATCCGCTGAGCTATGTGCTCGCCTCTCCCGAAAGCTATATCCCGACGGCGGCCAGTGTCTCGTCCAGGATCAGCGACCGGGGCCGCTATGCCGAAACGGTCGATTCCATTTTGTACGACAGCGCCGACAGTTACGCTCAGGCGCGCTCGATCTATCTGCAAAATCGTGCCTTCGAACTTGGCGGAGGCAGCTCGGATGCCTATCTCGACCCGTATGACAGCCCCTATGAGGACCCGTATGATGAATGA
- a CDS encoding MlaC/ttg2D family ABC transporter substrate-binding protein — MMNEFPRRRFLSLTAMGATAAMMPVSAWALNDAEAKALVGKVVDDINLVIASGKSLSSMISDFEKIFRKYGDVNIIAASTLGPDYKRMSSSQKSAYVQAFRGYISRKYGKRFKEFEGGRIEVKGARQVKSWHEVKSTAYLKGEAPFEVLFLVSDRSGKDLFFDMVIEGVSLRLSERTEIGAMLDKRKGDIDALIADLNKAG; from the coding sequence ATGATGAATGAGTTTCCGCGTCGCCGTTTTCTGAGCCTTACTGCCATGGGCGCTACGGCGGCCATGATGCCCGTCAGTGCCTGGGCGCTGAACGACGCCGAGGCCAAGGCCCTTGTCGGCAAGGTCGTGGACGATATCAACCTGGTGATCGCCTCAGGCAAATCGCTCAGCAGCATGATCTCGGATTTCGAGAAGATCTTCCGCAAATATGGCGATGTGAACATCATCGCCGCCTCGACCCTGGGGCCGGATTACAAGCGGATGAGTTCCAGCCAGAAATCGGCCTATGTGCAGGCGTTCCGTGGCTATATCTCGCGCAAATACGGCAAGCGGTTCAAGGAATTCGAGGGCGGGCGCATCGAAGTGAAAGGCGCGCGTCAGGTCAAATCCTGGCATGAGGTCAAATCGACCGCCTATCTCAAGGGCGAAGCGCCGTTCGAGGTGCTGTTCCTGGTGTCGGATCGTTCCGGCAAGGATCTGTTCTTTGACATGGTGATCGAAGGCGTGAGCCTGCGCCTGAGCGAGCGCACCGAGATCGGTGCGATGCTGGACAAGCGCAAGGGCGATATCGACGCCCTGATCGCGGACCTGAACAAGGCCGGCTGA